A DNA window from Aminiphilus circumscriptus DSM 16581 contains the following coding sequences:
- a CDS encoding LpxI family protein, translating into MDQVVAMIAGEGLLPVEIARRLTEEECPPVVYSLREQVGALSKYALDIVPVSKIALADVLEDMLRRGVRQVMLAGAVPKTVMYKSAMMDRATKALLETLSVRDDHTLLAAVVAHLERQSIAVVSYRHLIRDLLAPEGHVAGRAPTSRETTDAEYGRKVAARIVPLSFGQTLVTSMGAVVAVEAMEGTDATLLRAGSLCRGGTVVKMMRPDQDERYDLPTVGVRTLRTMARAGLGCLAIEAERTIILERESFVEIAREEGVAVIGIRHDPLPSENVACPFS; encoded by the coding sequence ATGGATCAGGTTGTCGCCATGATTGCCGGAGAAGGGCTTCTTCCCGTGGAGATCGCCCGGCGGCTCACGGAAGAGGAGTGCCCGCCTGTGGTCTATTCTCTGCGGGAACAGGTGGGAGCACTGTCGAAATATGCCCTCGACATCGTTCCCGTCAGCAAGATCGCTCTTGCGGATGTCCTGGAGGACATGCTTCGGCGCGGCGTCCGGCAGGTCATGCTCGCCGGGGCCGTGCCCAAGACCGTCATGTACAAATCCGCCATGATGGACAGGGCGACGAAAGCCCTTCTCGAAACGCTCTCCGTCAGGGATGACCACACCCTTCTCGCCGCCGTGGTGGCTCACCTGGAGCGGCAGAGTATCGCCGTCGTCAGCTATCGGCATCTCATCAGGGATCTTCTCGCTCCCGAGGGACATGTGGCGGGAAGGGCGCCCACTTCTCGGGAGACGACCGATGCGGAGTACGGCAGGAAAGTGGCGGCCCGGATCGTTCCCCTTTCCTTCGGGCAGACCCTGGTCACCTCCATGGGGGCGGTGGTCGCCGTGGAGGCCATGGAAGGGACGGACGCGACGCTGCTTCGTGCGGGAAGCCTCTGCCGGGGAGGAACAGTGGTGAAAATGATGCGCCCCGACCAGGACGAGCGGTACGATCTTCCCACAGTGGGCGTACGGACGTTGCGAACCATGGCGAGGGCGGGGCTCGGCTGTCTCGCCATCGAGGCGGAGCGCACCATCATTCTCGAACGGGAATCCTTTGTCGAGATAGCTCGTGAAGAAGGAGTTGCTGTGATTGGAATCCGTCACGATCCCTTGCCTTCGGAGAATGTGGCGTGTCCGTTTTCCTGA
- a CDS encoding KdsC family phosphatase: protein MIRLFALDVDGTLTDGGVWMDGCGNEWKRFDIQDGMGIVRLRTAGVEIAFLSGRHSAATAQRAADLGVERCVNGVLEKLPVLCRIADELGLVPEEVAFVGDDVNDIPCLRWSGLGIAVANARPEVKRNVRFVTSAAGGFGAVREAAEHVLFLNAREKAAADSSDGIRCGFTLEETEER from the coding sequence ATGATTAGGCTCTTTGCCCTCGACGTGGACGGAACGCTCACCGACGGCGGGGTCTGGATGGACGGGTGCGGCAACGAGTGGAAGCGCTTCGACATTCAGGACGGCATGGGTATTGTGCGGCTCCGGACCGCCGGTGTGGAGATCGCCTTCCTCAGCGGTCGCCATTCCGCCGCGACGGCCCAGCGCGCCGCCGATCTCGGCGTGGAGCGGTGCGTCAACGGAGTCCTGGAGAAGCTCCCCGTCCTGTGCCGGATCGCGGACGAGCTGGGCCTTGTGCCTGAAGAAGTGGCGTTCGTTGGAGACGATGTGAACGACATCCCCTGTCTTCGCTGGTCCGGTTTGGGTATCGCCGTGGCGAATGCCCGTCCCGAGGTCAAGCGGAACGTCCGTTTTGTCACGAGTGCGGCGGGTGGATTCGGGGCGGTGCGAGAGGCGGCGGAGCATGTCCTTTTTTTGAATGCAAGGGAGAAGGCCGCAGCGGATTCCTCGGATGGAATCCGCTGCGGCTTCACCCTGGAGGAAACGGAGGAACGGTGA
- a CDS encoding LptF/LptG family permease, producing MNILRWGRRRILDRYVVSEMQSAFVFGILIFTVLFVAGGVLFEIADLIIERGVSLWVVVRLFLYRLPSVVVVVIPLASLLATLLTFGRLSASSELVALKAAGVSFQRILRPVSFAAVLVALGTQLFNETLVPLSNLAGEHLMRFEVLQQRPSLVKERIFLREEEAGELKRVVYITKLKPRAGTMEQVLVQEFGKGRLERILSAEKGFWQDGVWVLEDGKIFEVAPSGSVALLLTFERQIVPLRLSPEEMERSSRDPDNMGLTEILEQLRIVTAQGGDVRPFWVSFHMRLAFPWACVVLAIVGAALGVRPHRSGTSVGVGMSILVAFAFYVVMSFSRAFAQAGHLPVALGAWIPNVLFLFLGGLLAARANR from the coding sequence GTGAACATCCTGCGCTGGGGAAGACGGCGGATTCTGGATCGTTATGTCGTTTCGGAGATGCAGAGTGCCTTCGTTTTCGGCATCCTCATCTTTACCGTTCTCTTTGTCGCCGGGGGTGTGCTCTTCGAAATCGCGGACCTCATCATCGAGAGGGGTGTCTCTCTGTGGGTGGTGGTGCGGCTGTTTCTCTACAGGCTTCCCTCGGTGGTGGTGGTGGTCATTCCGCTTGCGTCCCTCCTGGCCACGCTGCTTACCTTCGGGCGGCTCTCCGCATCGAGCGAACTCGTGGCCCTGAAGGCGGCGGGGGTCTCCTTCCAGCGCATCCTCCGACCGGTATCCTTCGCCGCCGTTCTGGTGGCGCTGGGAACGCAGCTTTTCAACGAGACACTGGTGCCGTTGAGCAACCTCGCGGGAGAGCATCTCATGCGCTTCGAGGTGCTGCAGCAGCGTCCCTCGCTCGTCAAGGAGCGGATCTTTCTCCGGGAGGAGGAAGCGGGGGAATTGAAGCGTGTGGTGTACATCACGAAGCTGAAACCTCGGGCCGGGACGATGGAACAGGTTCTCGTCCAGGAGTTCGGCAAGGGACGACTCGAGCGGATTCTCTCTGCCGAAAAGGGATTTTGGCAGGATGGTGTCTGGGTTCTCGAGGACGGAAAGATCTTCGAGGTCGCTCCAAGCGGTTCCGTGGCGTTGCTTCTCACCTTCGAGCGACAGATCGTCCCGCTCCGTCTCTCTCCGGAGGAGATGGAGCGGAGCAGCAGGGATCCCGACAACATGGGACTCACGGAGATCCTGGAACAGCTCCGCATCGTCACGGCCCAGGGAGGCGATGTCCGTCCTTTTTGGGTTTCCTTTCACATGCGTCTTGCCTTTCCCTGGGCATGCGTCGTGCTCGCCATCGTCGGTGCCGCTCTGGGGGTACGCCCTCACCGAAGCGGTACGAGCGTCGGCGTGGGGATGAGCATTCTCGTGGCCTTCGCCTTTTATGTGGTCATGTCCTTTTCCAGGGCGTTCGCCCAGGCGGGGCATCTCCCCGTGGCGCTTGGCGCCTGGATTCCGAATGTCCTCTTCCTCTTTCTGGGAGGACTGCTCGCCGCCCGGGCGAATCGATGA
- the lpxD gene encoding UDP-3-O-(3-hydroxymyristoyl)glucosamine N-acyltransferase, producing MQWETCSPPARCAAYTLGELAERVDGTVWGNGMLSVRGLCTPQEPREGHLAVVWRREFLEGLPEDTPVLVSKGWLSSSGTTRSGIEVTDPRRAMITLVPCFFPVVHRHPGVHPTAVVHSAASVAPTAFVGPCCVVESGARIGEHVVLEAQDYVGESAVIGDGTRVAPLVSICREVRVGKNCRLHSGVVLGADGFGFIQNEQGEQIKIPQVGSVEIGDDVEIGACSTVDRGTLGNTVVGSGTKMDDHVHVGHNVSVGKNCILVAFTGVAGSAVLGDGVILAARSGVAEHVRVGEKAILAANAGATKDVAAGALVSGFPAWEHKSELRTQSVLRHLPEMMERLRALEREVKATSEQIQALSAREGWAGVSFSDSKGTEKSGGDVS from the coding sequence GTGCAGTGGGAAACCTGTAGCCCTCCAGCGCGGTGCGCCGCGTACACGCTTGGGGAATTGGCGGAACGCGTTGATGGGACTGTATGGGGGAATGGCATGCTTTCCGTTCGTGGGCTCTGCACTCCCCAGGAACCTCGGGAGGGGCATCTTGCCGTGGTGTGGCGTCGGGAGTTTCTCGAAGGGCTCCCCGAGGACACGCCCGTTCTTGTTTCCAAGGGATGGCTTTCCTCTTCGGGCACGACGCGGAGCGGCATCGAGGTGACGGATCCCCGTCGGGCCATGATTACCCTAGTTCCCTGCTTTTTCCCAGTCGTACATCGGCATCCCGGCGTGCATCCCACAGCGGTGGTGCACTCTGCGGCAAGCGTCGCTCCCACGGCTTTCGTCGGTCCCTGTTGCGTGGTGGAGTCCGGAGCACGTATCGGGGAACATGTCGTGCTCGAGGCACAGGATTACGTGGGGGAGAGTGCGGTGATCGGCGATGGCACGCGAGTCGCCCCTCTTGTTTCGATCTGTCGCGAAGTTCGCGTCGGAAAGAACTGCAGGCTCCATTCGGGGGTCGTTCTGGGAGCGGACGGTTTCGGTTTCATCCAGAACGAGCAGGGGGAGCAGATTAAAATTCCCCAGGTGGGTTCTGTGGAAATTGGCGACGACGTGGAGATCGGGGCCTGTTCCACCGTGGATCGGGGTACTCTTGGAAACACCGTCGTTGGATCTGGAACTAAAATGGACGATCACGTCCATGTGGGGCACAATGTCTCGGTGGGGAAAAATTGCATTCTCGTGGCCTTCACAGGAGTTGCTGGAAGCGCGGTTCTTGGCGATGGAGTGATTCTGGCCGCCCGAAGCGGCGTGGCAGAACACGTTCGAGTGGGAGAGAAAGCCATCCTCGCAGCCAATGCAGGAGCGACCAAGGATGTTGCCGCAGGAGCGCTCGTCTCGGGATTTCCCGCCTGGGAACATAAAAGTGAACTGCGAACGCAAAGTGTTCTGAGACATCTTCCTGAAATGATGGAACGCCTGCGTGCCCTGGAGAGGGAAGTCAAGGCCACATCGGAACAGATACAGGCCCTGTCCGCCCGGGAAGGTTGGGCCGGGGTCTCGTTCTCGGATTCCAAGGGCACGGAGAAGTCCGGAGGCGATGTCTCGTGA
- a CDS encoding BamA/OMP85 family outer membrane protein, giving the protein MRRRTPCVFLLAVLLLLKVCAVWAAEPIVTGLSVEGNQQVVSQHILATVSTRIGEPLDREQLRKDVEAIYGLGFFAVVDVRLVPQADGVLVVYVVRENPMVKDIRFSGNTVYSSEQLLSVVFTAPGTIFNRVFFQNDLQRIREKYQKDGYVLVRVEDVQIEDGIIKVRILEPRVGDIIIQGNKRTKTYVIEREIKLKKGDLFNSTILRHSLNKLQGMGYFEDVNVGFEPSETPDEVTLVLTVEEQKTGRVTFSIGHGSQSGWSGGLGYEDNNWQGLGHRASVGFETGDREQYWLSYEEPYMDESHYAWRAGIYKRKWIDQDRFNDDGSFKVRYDQEKQGIYFGTGKKFARDSKLSWYVTADWHENEILVISGDFDDTDYIRGHLLAGKNFSITGTLQRNNVDSYLSYPKGDIESLNVEHSMEALGGDFSYTKYWIEGKYYTPVKGFEKYIDTFGAITEDNPVIFAARVRAGFSSGEIPWAEQYFLGGANTLRGFDDDELEGSEMFLANLELRIPMEKAFALAVFYDTGNAWKDDKSFSFSDLKDAWGVGVRVRTPLGNIRLDIAEGPEETQTHFGFGELF; this is encoded by the coding sequence GTGCGACGAAGAACGCCTTGCGTCTTTCTGTTGGCAGTGCTGCTGCTTTTGAAGGTTTGCGCGGTGTGGGCGGCGGAGCCTATCGTTACGGGCCTTTCCGTCGAGGGAAATCAACAGGTGGTTTCCCAGCATATTCTTGCCACGGTGAGTACCAGGATCGGCGAACCGCTGGATCGCGAGCAGCTCCGGAAGGACGTGGAGGCCATCTATGGATTGGGCTTTTTCGCCGTGGTGGACGTTCGACTCGTTCCTCAGGCCGATGGTGTTCTGGTGGTGTACGTGGTCAGGGAAAATCCCATGGTGAAGGACATCCGTTTCTCGGGGAACACGGTCTATTCGTCGGAGCAGCTTCTTAGTGTCGTCTTCACCGCTCCGGGAACCATCTTCAACCGGGTTTTCTTCCAGAATGACCTGCAACGCATCCGGGAAAAATACCAGAAGGACGGTTATGTTCTCGTACGGGTAGAGGATGTCCAGATCGAGGATGGAATCATCAAGGTCCGCATCCTTGAGCCGCGCGTGGGGGATATCATCATCCAGGGCAACAAGAGGACCAAGACCTACGTCATCGAACGGGAGATCAAGCTGAAAAAAGGTGATCTCTTCAACTCCACGATACTCCGGCATTCCCTCAACAAACTTCAGGGGATGGGCTACTTCGAGGATGTGAACGTCGGCTTCGAGCCCTCGGAAACGCCTGACGAGGTGACGCTCGTTCTCACCGTGGAAGAGCAGAAGACCGGACGGGTCACCTTCTCCATCGGCCACGGCTCCCAGAGCGGCTGGAGCGGAGGTCTCGGCTACGAGGACAACAACTGGCAGGGATTGGGGCACCGGGCCTCGGTGGGTTTCGAGACGGGAGACCGGGAGCAGTACTGGCTCAGCTACGAGGAGCCTTACATGGACGAGTCCCACTACGCCTGGCGTGCGGGCATCTACAAGCGCAAATGGATCGATCAGGATCGGTTCAACGATGACGGTTCCTTCAAGGTGCGCTACGACCAGGAGAAGCAGGGAATCTACTTCGGAACGGGCAAGAAGTTCGCCCGTGATTCCAAGTTGAGCTGGTATGTCACGGCGGATTGGCACGAGAACGAGATCCTCGTCATCTCCGGAGATTTCGATGACACGGACTACATCCGGGGGCATCTCCTCGCGGGGAAGAACTTCTCCATCACGGGAACGCTTCAGCGGAACAACGTCGATTCCTACCTGTCCTATCCCAAGGGAGACATCGAGTCCCTCAACGTGGAGCACTCCATGGAGGCGCTCGGCGGCGATTTCAGCTACACCAAATATTGGATCGAAGGCAAGTACTACACACCCGTGAAGGGTTTCGAGAAGTATATCGACACCTTCGGCGCCATCACGGAGGACAATCCGGTGATCTTTGCGGCTCGTGTCCGGGCTGGATTTTCCTCCGGGGAGATTCCTTGGGCGGAACAGTATTTTCTCGGAGGGGCCAATACTCTGCGAGGTTTTGATGACGACGAACTCGAGGGATCGGAGATGTTTTTGGCGAATCTCGAACTGCGGATTCCCATGGAAAAGGCCTTTGCCCTCGCGGTTTTCTACGATACGGGGAATGCCTGGAAGGACGACAAGAGTTTCAGTTTTTCCGATCTGAAGGATGCATGGGGAGTGGGTGTTCGTGTTCGAACTCCCTTGGGAAACATACGTCTCGACATCGCCGAAGGACCGGAGGAGACACAAACACATTTCGGATTCGGAGAACTTTTTTAG
- a CDS encoding ABC transporter ATP-binding protein, which yields MKNTTRSLYLRLLAYARPYGRRIGAAVACMVLASLFGVVPPWLLKNVVDDVLIGRHTGTLNLLSVGIVLLYFGKAVFAYGQRYLMTWVGQRVILDIRVLLYDHIQRMSLSYIHGKRVGELLSRITNDVNVLQDMVTSVVVDLVVQGVTFLGMLGFLLYINWRLTLVAFAILPVAALVIERTSKYLRKVGHEVQEQLARVAAIAQEALSSLRIVHSFVTEEEELRRFRLQNQANFSALMRGTQVFAVLDGAVEVVLVTALAFILWLGGRDVISGELTPGELIAFLGYLGFMVQPIRILTRLVSRIQQALAATERIFEILDKPAEIASPPGAIVPERLRGEVRFENVHFAYESGQWILRGIDFHVNPGEMIALVGPTGGGKTTLSDLIPRFYDPQRGRVLVDGEDVRRLHLPSLRRQIGIVPQDPVLLKGSIAFNIGYGCPEADSERLCAAARIAGIHEFIVSLPQGYDTEVGERGVLLSGGQRQRIAIARAVVRDPRILILDEATSSLDSEVEHLIQEALSGAMKGRTSLVIAHRLSTVVRADRILVLVDGRIVEEGSHETLLRRDGAYAKLFALQFGGGNGSAS from the coding sequence ATGAAGAACACCACCAGGTCGCTCTACCTTCGACTTCTCGCCTATGCAAGGCCCTATGGACGGCGTATCGGCGCCGCCGTGGCGTGCATGGTTCTTGCCTCTCTCTTCGGCGTGGTGCCGCCCTGGCTTCTCAAGAATGTGGTGGACGACGTGCTCATCGGGCGCCACACGGGGACGCTCAATCTCCTCAGCGTGGGTATCGTTCTGCTCTATTTCGGGAAGGCCGTGTTTGCCTATGGACAGCGTTATCTCATGACCTGGGTGGGGCAGCGGGTCATTCTGGATATTCGAGTGCTCCTCTACGACCACATTCAGCGCATGTCCCTCTCCTACATTCACGGAAAACGAGTGGGAGAGCTGCTCTCACGCATCACCAACGACGTGAATGTGCTCCAGGACATGGTCACCTCCGTGGTGGTGGATCTCGTTGTCCAGGGGGTCACCTTTCTGGGTATGCTCGGTTTTCTCCTCTATATCAACTGGCGATTGACCCTGGTGGCCTTCGCGATTCTTCCCGTGGCGGCCCTTGTGATCGAACGGACATCGAAATATCTGCGCAAAGTGGGGCACGAGGTGCAGGAGCAGCTTGCCCGGGTGGCTGCCATCGCCCAGGAAGCGCTCTCCAGCCTGCGCATCGTCCATTCCTTCGTTACCGAGGAGGAGGAGCTGCGACGGTTCCGCCTGCAGAATCAGGCGAATTTCAGCGCTCTCATGCGGGGAACCCAGGTCTTTGCCGTACTCGACGGTGCCGTGGAGGTCGTGCTCGTGACGGCCCTGGCGTTCATCCTCTGGCTTGGAGGGCGGGATGTCATCTCCGGCGAACTCACCCCGGGAGAACTCATCGCTTTTCTCGGTTATCTCGGATTCATGGTGCAGCCCATCCGCATTCTCACCCGGTTGGTGAGTCGCATTCAGCAGGCTCTCGCCGCGACGGAGCGCATCTTCGAGATTCTGGACAAGCCGGCGGAGATCGCCTCTCCGCCGGGAGCGATCGTTCCGGAGCGTCTCCGGGGCGAGGTGCGCTTCGAGAACGTCCATTTCGCCTACGAGTCGGGGCAGTGGATTCTACGGGGCATCGATTTCCATGTGAACCCCGGGGAGATGATCGCCCTGGTGGGACCGACCGGGGGCGGCAAGACAACCCTGTCGGATCTGATCCCCCGTTTCTACGATCCCCAAAGGGGGCGCGTGCTTGTGGACGGCGAGGACGTGCGACGACTGCATCTTCCGTCCCTGCGGAGACAGATCGGCATCGTCCCCCAGGATCCGGTGTTGCTGAAGGGAAGCATCGCCTTCAACATCGGCTACGGCTGTCCCGAGGCGGATTCAGAGCGTCTCTGCGCCGCCGCCCGCATCGCGGGCATCCACGAGTTCATCGTCTCCCTTCCGCAGGGATACGACACGGAGGTGGGCGAACGGGGGGTCCTTCTCAGCGGAGGACAGCGCCAGCGCATCGCCATCGCCCGGGCCGTCGTTCGGGACCCGCGCATCCTCATTCTGGACGAGGCCACCTCCTCTCTGGACTCGGAGGTGGAACATCTCATTCAGGAAGCGCTCTCCGGGGCGATGAAAGGGCGTACGTCCCTGGTCATCGCGCACCGCCTTTCCACGGTGGTGCGCGCCGACAGGATCCTCGTCCTCGTGGACGGACGCATCGTGGAGGAAGGTTCTCACGAGACGCTGCTGCGGCGGGACGGGGCCTACGCGAAGCTCTTTGCGCTTCAGTTCGGAGGAGGCAATGGGTCGGCTTCTTGA
- a CDS encoding lipid-A-disaccharide synthase: protein MSVFLSCGEASGDLLAAACIRGFAEEGCEGPFWGMLGPESRRAGGVACADYGALHVLGISEAIRAVPRLLRLRDILVKTILRERPAVVVLVDSPDFHLPLAKRLSEKGYRGHVHYIAPPTVWAWRRGRTGLLRRYVHRCFPLFAFENAFLNAQGVRSSFLGHPLLDEKWTSRRASAPLRKVVLLPGSRKSEVERLLPVLLQVAEGLRIKGAEPLVSVAPALSGVVRRRLADACRNIGLSGTLSREGEPAVFRLASDSSAVPGDPSRESARALLAEADAAVGACGTVAVEALLQRRFMVVLYRGSWISNLVYRTCVRTPFVAVPNLLCGRAVYPELLQDEVRSKRILEVLDQWNSRADVRRTVNSLLERGRAALGSPGVARFWARTMLEDRRACSAARFSS from the coding sequence GTGTCCGTTTTCCTGAGTTGTGGCGAAGCCTCGGGAGACCTTCTGGCCGCGGCCTGCATCCGGGGGTTTGCCGAAGAGGGATGTGAGGGACCCTTTTGGGGTATGCTCGGTCCCGAGAGTCGCCGTGCCGGAGGAGTTGCCTGCGCCGACTACGGAGCATTGCACGTTCTGGGCATTTCCGAGGCGATTCGTGCCGTTCCACGGCTGTTGCGGTTGAGGGACATCCTCGTCAAGACCATTCTCCGGGAGCGCCCCGCAGTGGTGGTTCTCGTGGACAGCCCGGATTTCCATCTTCCCCTGGCGAAGCGCCTTTCGGAAAAAGGATACAGGGGACACGTTCACTACATTGCGCCCCCGACGGTCTGGGCGTGGCGACGGGGTCGGACGGGACTGCTCCGGCGCTACGTGCACCGCTGTTTTCCCCTCTTCGCCTTCGAGAACGCTTTTCTGAACGCCCAGGGTGTGCGCAGTTCCTTTCTCGGCCATCCCCTCCTCGACGAAAAGTGGACCTCCCGGCGGGCCTCCGCGCCTCTGCGAAAGGTGGTGCTGCTTCCGGGGAGCAGAAAGAGCGAGGTGGAACGTCTTCTCCCCGTGCTGCTCCAGGTGGCGGAAGGACTTCGGATAAAGGGTGCGGAACCCCTCGTCTCCGTGGCACCGGCTCTTTCGGGAGTGGTTCGCCGTCGTCTCGCCGACGCCTGCCGGAACATCGGCTTGTCCGGCACGCTTTCCCGGGAGGGAGAGCCCGCGGTGTTCCGGCTCGCGTCCGACTCGTCCGCCGTGCCCGGAGATCCTTCCCGGGAAAGCGCCCGGGCGTTGTTGGCCGAGGCGGACGCGGCGGTGGGCGCCTGTGGGACTGTTGCGGTGGAGGCGTTACTGCAGCGGCGTTTCATGGTGGTCCTCTACAGGGGGTCCTGGATTTCGAACCTGGTGTACCGTACGTGCGTCCGTACTCCCTTTGTGGCCGTGCCGAATCTCCTCTGCGGAAGGGCGGTCTATCCCGAATTGCTTCAGGACGAAGTACGCTCCAAAAGAATTCTCGAGGTGCTCGATCAGTGGAACTCCAGGGCGGACGTGCGGAGGACCGTGAATTCGCTGCTGGAGCGGGGCCGTGCCGCCCTGGGATCTCCCGGTGTGGCACGCTTCTGGGCCAGGACGATGCTGGAGGATCGCCGCGCATGTTCCGCAGCGCGCTTCTCCTCGTAA
- the fabZ gene encoding 3-hydroxyacyl-ACP dehydratase FabZ: MDIGEIMQRLPHRYPFLLVDRILECDENHVVGLKNFTMNELFFQGHFPGEPVVPGVLLLEAMGQVASMLVRNLPGADALVAYLTSVDEAKFRRPVCPGDQLITEAKIVKVRGRLGKVSTVARVNGAPVAEAVLGFVLSRSLQQKGQGDE; encoded by the coding sequence GTGGATATCGGAGAGATCATGCAACGCCTTCCCCATCGCTATCCTTTCCTGCTGGTGGACCGTATTTTGGAATGCGACGAAAACCATGTTGTCGGGCTGAAGAATTTCACCATGAACGAGCTTTTTTTCCAGGGGCATTTCCCCGGCGAGCCCGTCGTGCCGGGAGTCCTTTTGCTGGAAGCCATGGGACAGGTCGCCTCCATGCTCGTGAGAAACCTTCCCGGAGCGGATGCTCTCGTGGCCTATCTCACCAGCGTTGACGAGGCGAAATTCCGTAGACCCGTCTGTCCCGGAGATCAATTGATCACCGAGGCGAAGATCGTCAAGGTGAGAGGACGGCTCGGCAAGGTCTCCACCGTCGCAAGGGTGAACGGTGCTCCCGTGGCCGAGGCCGTGTTGGGGTTCGTGCTTTCCAGAAGCCTCCAGCAGAAGGGGCAGGGTGACGAATGA
- the lpxC gene encoding UDP-3-O-acyl-N-acetylglucosamine deacetylase — MSFGGSLRHAVEFSGTGLHSGESVRVRIVPNGGKGLRIGSGGRFFPLEQGIPSGDGRGSRVVFPGEPPFQVCTVEHLFAAVAGLGIGDIDMDVDGGEIPVLDGSALPFAEMLYEAREMSPAGFGSSERACLRLFAPIVVTESKGDRLIAASPAATARITYVLDYAHPLVGTSTFSFTLGDAESFLAEVAGARTFALLSEVEGLRSRGLAKGGSLENAVVVGDEGLLNPEGLRFPDEYVRHKVVDLLGDLLLLGMPLHAHVVALRAGHALHLEFVRRLRRLAATAHVGG, encoded by the coding sequence GTGAGTTTCGGAGGATCTCTGCGCCATGCCGTGGAATTTTCCGGAACGGGGCTCCATTCCGGAGAATCCGTTCGGGTTCGGATCGTGCCGAACGGAGGGAAGGGGCTTCGCATTGGTTCCGGAGGGCGTTTTTTCCCTCTGGAACAGGGAATCCCCAGCGGTGACGGTCGGGGAAGCCGCGTCGTTTTTCCTGGTGAACCGCCCTTTCAGGTGTGCACGGTGGAACATCTTTTTGCGGCGGTGGCCGGTCTCGGCATCGGAGACATCGACATGGACGTGGATGGTGGGGAGATCCCCGTTCTCGACGGAAGCGCCCTTCCTTTCGCCGAGATGCTTTACGAGGCGCGAGAGATGTCTCCGGCGGGTTTCGGCAGTTCCGAAAGAGCCTGCTTGCGTCTTTTCGCACCCATCGTCGTGACGGAGTCGAAGGGGGATCGCCTCATCGCGGCATCTCCCGCGGCAACGGCGAGGATTACCTATGTGCTCGACTATGCTCATCCTCTCGTGGGAACCAGTACCTTTTCCTTCACGCTCGGCGACGCCGAATCGTTTCTTGCGGAAGTGGCCGGGGCGAGGACCTTCGCGCTCCTGTCGGAGGTGGAGGGACTGCGCTCCCGGGGACTCGCCAAAGGAGGATCCCTGGAGAACGCTGTGGTGGTGGGGGATGAGGGGCTCCTCAATCCCGAGGGATTGCGTTTTCCCGACGAATACGTGCGCCACAAGGTCGTCGATCTTTTGGGAGATCTTCTTTTGCTTGGAATGCCTCTCCATGCGCATGTCGTGGCCCTTCGGGCGGGTCACGCCCTGCATCTCGAATTCGTACGCCGCCTGCGCCGTCTGGCCGCAACGGCTCACGTCGGGGGATAA
- the lpxA gene encoding acyl-ACP--UDP-N-acetylglucosamine O-acyltransferase, whose translation MSVSVHPTAIVSAEAELGENVSVGPYCIVDGKVRIGAGTVLNAFVRIRNFVEIGEGCHLEERVALGGEPQDFGFKGEETWVRIGSGVVFRENVTVHRATGEGNCTVVGDRAYLMEGSHVGHNARVGNDVVLANKVGLAGYVTVGDRAVLGGMAGVHQFVHIGRFCMIGGLSKIVKDVPPFTMADGRPARLFGLNKVGLRRNGFDAAARGHLLSLYKELYQSGLPFRKACALLAEKAAGDPFVEELAAFVAASKRGLTSWTSLGRHSGAGERNLDD comes from the coding sequence ATGAGTGTCTCCGTGCATCCGACGGCGATCGTATCGGCAGAGGCCGAACTCGGGGAAAACGTGTCTGTGGGTCCCTACTGCATTGTGGACGGTAAGGTTCGCATCGGTGCGGGAACGGTTCTGAACGCGTTTGTCCGGATTCGGAACTTCGTGGAAATCGGCGAAGGGTGTCACCTGGAGGAGCGTGTGGCGCTCGGCGGCGAACCTCAGGACTTCGGTTTCAAGGGCGAGGAAACCTGGGTCCGCATCGGATCCGGTGTGGTGTTCCGCGAGAACGTGACGGTGCATCGTGCCACGGGAGAGGGCAACTGTACCGTCGTGGGAGACCGGGCCTACCTCATGGAAGGATCTCACGTGGGGCACAACGCCAGGGTCGGAAACGACGTGGTGCTCGCGAACAAGGTAGGGCTTGCGGGATATGTCACCGTGGGGGATCGTGCCGTGCTCGGCGGCATGGCGGGAGTGCACCAGTTCGTCCACATCGGGCGGTTCTGCATGATCGGCGGTCTTTCCAAGATCGTCAAGGACGTTCCTCCCTTCACCATGGCCGACGGTCGTCCGGCGCGCCTCTTCGGACTCAACAAGGTCGGGCTGCGGCGGAACGGTTTCGATGCCGCCGCGAGAGGACATCTTCTCTCCCTGTACAAGGAGCTGTATCAATCGGGTCTCCCCTTCCGCAAAGCCTGTGCTCTTCTGGCGGAGAAGGCCGCGGGGGATCCCTTCGTGGAGGAGCTTGCCGCCTTCGTCGCCGCCTCCAAGCGAGGGCTCACGTCTTGGACCTCTTTGGGGCGCCATTCCGGCGCGGGAGAAAGAAATCTCGATGATTAG